A window of Mustela nigripes isolate SB6536 chromosome 9, MUSNIG.SB6536, whole genome shotgun sequence contains these coding sequences:
- the PIGO gene encoding GPI ethanolamine phosphate transferase 3 isoform X2, which produces MQKISVLLFLAWVCFLFYAGIALFTSGFLLTRLELTNHSSCQEPPGPGSLPWGSQGKPGACWMASRFSRLVLVLIDALRFDFAHPQRSHGPGEPPVSLPFLGKLDSLQRILEIQPHHARLYQSKADPPTTTMQRLKALTTGSLPTFIDAGSNFASYAIVEDNLIKQLASAGRRVVFMGDDTWKDLFPGAFSQAFFFPSFNVRDLHTVDNGILEHLYPTMDSGKWDMLIAHFLGVDHCGHKYGPHHPEMAKKLSQMDQVIQGLVERLENDTLLVVIGDHGMTMTGDHGGDSELEISAALFLYSPKALFPGAPPEEPEIVPQISLVPTLALLLGLPIPFGNIGEVMAELFSEVEDAQPHSSALAQASALHLNAQQVSRFLHAYSAASQDLQITELHRLQNLFSNASADYQRLLQSPQGAEAALQTVITELQQFLRGVRAMCIQSWARFSLGRMAGGAALMAAACFLCLLVSQWATSPGFCFHPFLLIPMACGLAGTIVCAGLLTTTGLRLDPVVLGAMAAVGSLLPFLWKAWAGWGSKRPLEALLPIPGPVLLFLLIRFAAFFSDSFVVAEARATPFLLGSLILLLIAQLHWEGKLLPPKLLTMPRLCFPASTGPPRHSGTYALGLGVGLLLCIRLAGLFHRCPEETPACRSSPWLSPLASMVGGRAKNLWYGACVGALVALLAVVRLWLRRYSNLKSPEPSVLFVRWGLPLMVLGTAAYWALASGADEAPPRLRALVAGASVVLPRAVAVLAASGLMLLLWRPVTVLVKATTGAPRTRTVLTPFSGPPISQADLDYVVPQIYRHMQEEFRGRLERTRSRGPLTVAAYQLGSVYSAAMVTALTLLAFPLLLLHAERVSLVFLLLFLQSFLLLHLLAAGIPITTPGPFTVPWQAVSAWALMATQSFYSMGHQPVFPAIHWHAAFVGFPEGHGSSTWLPALLVGANTFASHLLFAVGCPLLLLWPFLCESQGPRKRWQSLGNEAEARVRPEEEEEPLMEMRLRDAPHHFNAALLQLGLKYLFVLGIQILACALAASILRRHLMVWKVFAPKFIFEAMGFIVSSVGLFLGIALVMRVDGAVSSWFRQLVLAQQR; this is translated from the exons ATGCAGAAGATCTCAGTGCTGCTCTTCCTGGCCTGGGTCTGCTTCCTCTTCTACGCCGGCATTGCTCTCTTCACCAGTGGCTTCCTGCTTACCCGTTTGGAACTCACCAACCATAGCAGCTGCCAAGAGCCCCCAGGCCCTGGGTCCCTGCCATGGGGGAGCCAAGGGAAGCCTGGGGCCTGCTGGATGGCTTCTCGATTCTCTCGGCTTGTGTTGGTGCTGATAGATGCTCTGAGATTTGACTTTGCCCATCCCCAGCGCTCCCACGGTCCTGGAGagcctcctgtctctctgcccttcctgggcAAATTGGACTCCTTGCAAAGGATCCTGGAGATTCAGCCCCACCATGCCAGGCTCTACCAATCTAAGGCTgatccccccaccaccaccatgcaGCGCCTGAAGGCCCTCACCACAGGCTCACTGCCTACCTTTATCGATGCTGGCAGTAACTTTGCCAGCTATGCCATAGTGGAAGACAATCTCATTAAGCAGCTCGCCAGTGCAG GAAGGCGTGTGGTCTTCATGGGAGATGATACCTGGAAAGATCTTTTCCCTGGAGCTTTCTCCCAAGCTTTCTTCTTCCCATCCTTCAATGTCAGAGACCTGCACACAGTGGACAATGGCATCCTGGAACACCTGTATCCAACCA TGGACAGTGGTAAATGGGATATGCTGATTGCTCACTTCCTGGGTGTGGATCACTGTGGCCACAAGTATGGCCCTCACCACCCTGAAATGGCCAAGAAACTTAGCCAAATGGACCAGGTGATCCA GGGACTTGTGGAGCGTCTGGAAAATGACACACTGCTGGTTGTGATTGGGGACCATGGGATGACCATGACTGGGGACCATGGAGGAGACAGTGAGCTGGAGATCTCTGCTGCACTTTTTCTGTACAGTCCCAAAGCCCTCTTTCCTGGTGCCCCCCCAGAG gAGCCAGAGATAGTTCCTCAAATCAGCCTTGTTCCTACGCTGGCCCTGCTGCTGGGCCTGCCCATTCCGTTTGGGAACATTGGGGAGGTGATGGCTGAGCTGTTCTCAGAGGTTGAAGATGCCCAGCCTCACTCCTCTGCTCTGGCCCAAGCCTCAGCTCTCCATCTCAATGCCCAGCAG GTATCCCGATTTCTTCACGCCTACTCAGCTGCTTCTCAGGACCTTCAAATTACGGAGCTTCATCGGCTGCAGAACCTTTTCTCCAATGCCTCTGCTGACTACCAGCGGCTTCTGCAGAGCCCCCAGGGGGCTGAGGCAGCACTACAGACTGTGATTACTGAGCTGCAGCAGTTCCTGCGGGGAGTTCGGGCCATGTGCATTCAGTCTTGGGCTCGTTTCTCTCTGGGTCGCATGGCCGGGGGTGCTGCTCTCATGGCCGCTGCCTGCTTTCTTTGTCTGCTGGTATCCCAGTGGGCGACATCCCCAGGCTTCTGCTTCCACCCCTTCCTCCTAATACCTATGGCCTGTGGTCTGGCTGGTACCATAGTGTGTGCTGGACTCCTGACAACTACTGGGCTGAGGCTGGATCCAGTGGTCCTAGGGGCTATGGCTGCAGTGGGCTCACTCCTGCCTTTTCTGTGGAAAGCATGGGCTGGCTGGGGGTCCAAGAGGCCCCTGGAAGCCCTACTTCCCATCCCTGGGCCTGTCTTATTATTCCTGCTCATTCGTTTTGCTGCTTTCTTCTCTGATAGCTTTGTTGTAGCTGAGGCGAGGGCCACCCCCTTCCTTTTGGGTTCCCTCATCTTGCTCCTGATTGCCCAGCTTCACTGGGAGGGCAAGTTGCTCCCACCTAAGCTGCTCACAATGCCCCGCCTTTGTTTTCCGGCCTCCACGGGCCCTCCCCGACACAGTGGTACTTATGCCCTGGGACTTGGAGTAGGGTTGCTTTTATGTATAAGGCTAGCTGGGCTTTTTCATCGCTGCCCTGAAGAGACACCTGCTTGCCGTTCCTCTCCCTGGCTGAGTCCCTTGGCATCCATGGTGGGTGGTCGAGCCAAGAATCTGTGGTATGGAGCTTGTGTGGGGGCTTTGGTAGCCCTGTTAGCTGTTGTGCGCCTATGGCTTCGCCGCTATAGCAATCTCAAGAGTCCTGAGCCCTCTGTGCTCTTTGTGCGCTGGGGGCTGCCCCTAATGGTACTGGGCACTGCTGCCTACTGGGCGCTGGCGTCGGGGGCTGATGAAGCACCCCCACGTCTCCGGGCCTTGGTTGCTGGGGCATCAGTTGTGCTGCCTAGGGCTGTGGCCGTGTTGGCCGCTTCAGGGCTCATGCTGCTGCTCTGGAGGCCTGTGACAGTGCTAGTAAAGGCTACGACAGGAGCCCCAAGGACCAGGACTGTCCTCACTCCCTTCTCAGGCCCGCCCATTTCTCAGGCTGACTTGGATTATGTGGTACCTCAGATCTATCGACACATGCAAGAGGAGTTCCGGGGCCGGCTAGAGAGGACCAGATCCCGGGGCCCCCTGACTGTGGCGGCCTATCAGTTGGGGAGTGTCTACTCAGCTGCTATGGTCACGGCACTCACCCTCTTGGCCTTCCCACTTCTGCTATTGCATGCAGAGCGCGTTAGCCTGGTGTTCCTGCTTCTGTTTCTGCAGAGCTTCCTTCTCCTGCATCTGCTTGCTGCTGGGATACCCATCACCACCCCTG GTCCTTTTACTGTGCCATGGCAGGCAGTCTCTGCTTGGGCCCTCATGGCCACGCAGAGCTTCTACTCCATGGGCCACCAGCCTGTCTTTCCAGCCATTCATTGGCACGCAGCCTTCGTGGGATTCCCAGAGGGTCATGGCTCCTCCACCTGGCTGCCTGCTCTGCTGGTGGGAGCCAACACCTTTGCCTCCCATCTCCTCTTTGCAG TAGGTTGCCCATTGCTTTTGCTCTGGCCCTTCCTCTGTGAGAGTCAAGGGCCCCGGAAGAGGTGGCAGTCCCTAGGGAATGAAGCTGAAGCCAGAGTTAGgcctgaggaggaagaggagccacTGATGGAGATGCGGCTCCGGGATGCACCTCATCACTTCAATGCAGCGCTGCTGCAGCTGGGCCTCAAGTACCTCTTTGTCCTCGGTATTCAg
- the PIGO gene encoding GPI ethanolamine phosphate transferase 3 isoform X3: MGDDTWKDLFPGAFSQAFFFPSFNVRDLHTVDNGILEHLYPTMDSGKWDMLIAHFLGVDHCGHKYGPHHPEMAKKLSQMDQVIQGLVERLENDTLLVVIGDHGMTMTGDHGGDSELEISAALFLYSPKALFPGAPPEEPEIVPQISLVPTLALLLGLPIPFGNIGEVMAELFSEVEDAQPHSSALAQASALHLNAQQVSRFLHAYSAASQDLQITELHRLQNLFSNASADYQRLLQSPQGAEAALQTVITELQQFLRGVRAMCIQSWARFSLGRMAGGAALMAAACFLCLLVSQWATSPGFCFHPFLLIPMACGLAGTIVCAGLLTTTGLRLDPVVLGAMAAVGSLLPFLWKAWAGWGSKRPLEALLPIPGPVLLFLLIRFAAFFSDSFVVAEARATPFLLGSLILLLIAQLHWEGKLLPPKLLTMPRLCFPASTGPPRHSGTYALGLGVGLLLCIRLAGLFHRCPEETPACRSSPWLSPLASMVGGRAKNLWYGACVGALVALLAVVRLWLRRYSNLKSPEPSVLFVRWGLPLMVLGTAAYWALASGADEAPPRLRALVAGASVVLPRAVAVLAASGLMLLLWRPVTVLVKATTGAPRTRTVLTPFSGPPISQADLDYVVPQIYRHMQEEFRGRLERTRSRGPLTVAAYQLGSVYSAAMVTALTLLAFPLLLLHAERVSLVFLLLFLQSFLLLHLLAAGIPITTPGPFTVPWQAVSAWALMATQSFYSMGHQPVFPAIHWHAAFVGFPEGHGSSTWLPALLVGANTFASHLLFAVGCPLLLLWPFLCESQGPRKRWQSLGNEAEARVRPEEEEEPLMEMRLRDAPHHFNAALLQLGLKYLFVLGIQILACALAASILRRHLMVWKVFAPKFIFEAMGFIVSSVGLFLGIALVMRVDGAVSSWFRQLVLAQQR; this comes from the exons ATGGGAGATGATACCTGGAAAGATCTTTTCCCTGGAGCTTTCTCCCAAGCTTTCTTCTTCCCATCCTTCAATGTCAGAGACCTGCACACAGTGGACAATGGCATCCTGGAACACCTGTATCCAACCA TGGACAGTGGTAAATGGGATATGCTGATTGCTCACTTCCTGGGTGTGGATCACTGTGGCCACAAGTATGGCCCTCACCACCCTGAAATGGCCAAGAAACTTAGCCAAATGGACCAGGTGATCCA GGGACTTGTGGAGCGTCTGGAAAATGACACACTGCTGGTTGTGATTGGGGACCATGGGATGACCATGACTGGGGACCATGGAGGAGACAGTGAGCTGGAGATCTCTGCTGCACTTTTTCTGTACAGTCCCAAAGCCCTCTTTCCTGGTGCCCCCCCAGAG gAGCCAGAGATAGTTCCTCAAATCAGCCTTGTTCCTACGCTGGCCCTGCTGCTGGGCCTGCCCATTCCGTTTGGGAACATTGGGGAGGTGATGGCTGAGCTGTTCTCAGAGGTTGAAGATGCCCAGCCTCACTCCTCTGCTCTGGCCCAAGCCTCAGCTCTCCATCTCAATGCCCAGCAG GTATCCCGATTTCTTCACGCCTACTCAGCTGCTTCTCAGGACCTTCAAATTACGGAGCTTCATCGGCTGCAGAACCTTTTCTCCAATGCCTCTGCTGACTACCAGCGGCTTCTGCAGAGCCCCCAGGGGGCTGAGGCAGCACTACAGACTGTGATTACTGAGCTGCAGCAGTTCCTGCGGGGAGTTCGGGCCATGTGCATTCAGTCTTGGGCTCGTTTCTCTCTGGGTCGCATGGCCGGGGGTGCTGCTCTCATGGCCGCTGCCTGCTTTCTTTGTCTGCTGGTATCCCAGTGGGCGACATCCCCAGGCTTCTGCTTCCACCCCTTCCTCCTAATACCTATGGCCTGTGGTCTGGCTGGTACCATAGTGTGTGCTGGACTCCTGACAACTACTGGGCTGAGGCTGGATCCAGTGGTCCTAGGGGCTATGGCTGCAGTGGGCTCACTCCTGCCTTTTCTGTGGAAAGCATGGGCTGGCTGGGGGTCCAAGAGGCCCCTGGAAGCCCTACTTCCCATCCCTGGGCCTGTCTTATTATTCCTGCTCATTCGTTTTGCTGCTTTCTTCTCTGATAGCTTTGTTGTAGCTGAGGCGAGGGCCACCCCCTTCCTTTTGGGTTCCCTCATCTTGCTCCTGATTGCCCAGCTTCACTGGGAGGGCAAGTTGCTCCCACCTAAGCTGCTCACAATGCCCCGCCTTTGTTTTCCGGCCTCCACGGGCCCTCCCCGACACAGTGGTACTTATGCCCTGGGACTTGGAGTAGGGTTGCTTTTATGTATAAGGCTAGCTGGGCTTTTTCATCGCTGCCCTGAAGAGACACCTGCTTGCCGTTCCTCTCCCTGGCTGAGTCCCTTGGCATCCATGGTGGGTGGTCGAGCCAAGAATCTGTGGTATGGAGCTTGTGTGGGGGCTTTGGTAGCCCTGTTAGCTGTTGTGCGCCTATGGCTTCGCCGCTATAGCAATCTCAAGAGTCCTGAGCCCTCTGTGCTCTTTGTGCGCTGGGGGCTGCCCCTAATGGTACTGGGCACTGCTGCCTACTGGGCGCTGGCGTCGGGGGCTGATGAAGCACCCCCACGTCTCCGGGCCTTGGTTGCTGGGGCATCAGTTGTGCTGCCTAGGGCTGTGGCCGTGTTGGCCGCTTCAGGGCTCATGCTGCTGCTCTGGAGGCCTGTGACAGTGCTAGTAAAGGCTACGACAGGAGCCCCAAGGACCAGGACTGTCCTCACTCCCTTCTCAGGCCCGCCCATTTCTCAGGCTGACTTGGATTATGTGGTACCTCAGATCTATCGACACATGCAAGAGGAGTTCCGGGGCCGGCTAGAGAGGACCAGATCCCGGGGCCCCCTGACTGTGGCGGCCTATCAGTTGGGGAGTGTCTACTCAGCTGCTATGGTCACGGCACTCACCCTCTTGGCCTTCCCACTTCTGCTATTGCATGCAGAGCGCGTTAGCCTGGTGTTCCTGCTTCTGTTTCTGCAGAGCTTCCTTCTCCTGCATCTGCTTGCTGCTGGGATACCCATCACCACCCCTG GTCCTTTTACTGTGCCATGGCAGGCAGTCTCTGCTTGGGCCCTCATGGCCACGCAGAGCTTCTACTCCATGGGCCACCAGCCTGTCTTTCCAGCCATTCATTGGCACGCAGCCTTCGTGGGATTCCCAGAGGGTCATGGCTCCTCCACCTGGCTGCCTGCTCTGCTGGTGGGAGCCAACACCTTTGCCTCCCATCTCCTCTTTGCAG TAGGTTGCCCATTGCTTTTGCTCTGGCCCTTCCTCTGTGAGAGTCAAGGGCCCCGGAAGAGGTGGCAGTCCCTAGGGAATGAAGCTGAAGCCAGAGTTAGgcctgaggaggaagaggagccacTGATGGAGATGCGGCTCCGGGATGCACCTCATCACTTCAATGCAGCGCTGCTGCAGCTGGGCCTCAAGTACCTCTTTGTCCTCGGTATTCAg
- the PIGO gene encoding GPI ethanolamine phosphate transferase 3 isoform X1 produces the protein MNSFPATSRMQKISVLLFLAWVCFLFYAGIALFTSGFLLTRLELTNHSSCQEPPGPGSLPWGSQGKPGACWMASRFSRLVLVLIDALRFDFAHPQRSHGPGEPPVSLPFLGKLDSLQRILEIQPHHARLYQSKADPPTTTMQRLKALTTGSLPTFIDAGSNFASYAIVEDNLIKQLASAGRRVVFMGDDTWKDLFPGAFSQAFFFPSFNVRDLHTVDNGILEHLYPTMDSGKWDMLIAHFLGVDHCGHKYGPHHPEMAKKLSQMDQVIQGLVERLENDTLLVVIGDHGMTMTGDHGGDSELEISAALFLYSPKALFPGAPPEEPEIVPQISLVPTLALLLGLPIPFGNIGEVMAELFSEVEDAQPHSSALAQASALHLNAQQVSRFLHAYSAASQDLQITELHRLQNLFSNASADYQRLLQSPQGAEAALQTVITELQQFLRGVRAMCIQSWARFSLGRMAGGAALMAAACFLCLLVSQWATSPGFCFHPFLLIPMACGLAGTIVCAGLLTTTGLRLDPVVLGAMAAVGSLLPFLWKAWAGWGSKRPLEALLPIPGPVLLFLLIRFAAFFSDSFVVAEARATPFLLGSLILLLIAQLHWEGKLLPPKLLTMPRLCFPASTGPPRHSGTYALGLGVGLLLCIRLAGLFHRCPEETPACRSSPWLSPLASMVGGRAKNLWYGACVGALVALLAVVRLWLRRYSNLKSPEPSVLFVRWGLPLMVLGTAAYWALASGADEAPPRLRALVAGASVVLPRAVAVLAASGLMLLLWRPVTVLVKATTGAPRTRTVLTPFSGPPISQADLDYVVPQIYRHMQEEFRGRLERTRSRGPLTVAAYQLGSVYSAAMVTALTLLAFPLLLLHAERVSLVFLLLFLQSFLLLHLLAAGIPITTPGPFTVPWQAVSAWALMATQSFYSMGHQPVFPAIHWHAAFVGFPEGHGSSTWLPALLVGANTFASHLLFAVGCPLLLLWPFLCESQGPRKRWQSLGNEAEARVRPEEEEEPLMEMRLRDAPHHFNAALLQLGLKYLFVLGIQILACALAASILRRHLMVWKVFAPKFIFEAMGFIVSSVGLFLGIALVMRVDGAVSSWFRQLVLAQQR, from the exons ATGAATTCCTTCCCCGCTACCAGCAGGATGCAGAAGATCTCAGTGCTGCTCTTCCTGGCCTGGGTCTGCTTCCTCTTCTACGCCGGCATTGCTCTCTTCACCAGTGGCTTCCTGCTTACCCGTTTGGAACTCACCAACCATAGCAGCTGCCAAGAGCCCCCAGGCCCTGGGTCCCTGCCATGGGGGAGCCAAGGGAAGCCTGGGGCCTGCTGGATGGCTTCTCGATTCTCTCGGCTTGTGTTGGTGCTGATAGATGCTCTGAGATTTGACTTTGCCCATCCCCAGCGCTCCCACGGTCCTGGAGagcctcctgtctctctgcccttcctgggcAAATTGGACTCCTTGCAAAGGATCCTGGAGATTCAGCCCCACCATGCCAGGCTCTACCAATCTAAGGCTgatccccccaccaccaccatgcaGCGCCTGAAGGCCCTCACCACAGGCTCACTGCCTACCTTTATCGATGCTGGCAGTAACTTTGCCAGCTATGCCATAGTGGAAGACAATCTCATTAAGCAGCTCGCCAGTGCAG GAAGGCGTGTGGTCTTCATGGGAGATGATACCTGGAAAGATCTTTTCCCTGGAGCTTTCTCCCAAGCTTTCTTCTTCCCATCCTTCAATGTCAGAGACCTGCACACAGTGGACAATGGCATCCTGGAACACCTGTATCCAACCA TGGACAGTGGTAAATGGGATATGCTGATTGCTCACTTCCTGGGTGTGGATCACTGTGGCCACAAGTATGGCCCTCACCACCCTGAAATGGCCAAGAAACTTAGCCAAATGGACCAGGTGATCCA GGGACTTGTGGAGCGTCTGGAAAATGACACACTGCTGGTTGTGATTGGGGACCATGGGATGACCATGACTGGGGACCATGGAGGAGACAGTGAGCTGGAGATCTCTGCTGCACTTTTTCTGTACAGTCCCAAAGCCCTCTTTCCTGGTGCCCCCCCAGAG gAGCCAGAGATAGTTCCTCAAATCAGCCTTGTTCCTACGCTGGCCCTGCTGCTGGGCCTGCCCATTCCGTTTGGGAACATTGGGGAGGTGATGGCTGAGCTGTTCTCAGAGGTTGAAGATGCCCAGCCTCACTCCTCTGCTCTGGCCCAAGCCTCAGCTCTCCATCTCAATGCCCAGCAG GTATCCCGATTTCTTCACGCCTACTCAGCTGCTTCTCAGGACCTTCAAATTACGGAGCTTCATCGGCTGCAGAACCTTTTCTCCAATGCCTCTGCTGACTACCAGCGGCTTCTGCAGAGCCCCCAGGGGGCTGAGGCAGCACTACAGACTGTGATTACTGAGCTGCAGCAGTTCCTGCGGGGAGTTCGGGCCATGTGCATTCAGTCTTGGGCTCGTTTCTCTCTGGGTCGCATGGCCGGGGGTGCTGCTCTCATGGCCGCTGCCTGCTTTCTTTGTCTGCTGGTATCCCAGTGGGCGACATCCCCAGGCTTCTGCTTCCACCCCTTCCTCCTAATACCTATGGCCTGTGGTCTGGCTGGTACCATAGTGTGTGCTGGACTCCTGACAACTACTGGGCTGAGGCTGGATCCAGTGGTCCTAGGGGCTATGGCTGCAGTGGGCTCACTCCTGCCTTTTCTGTGGAAAGCATGGGCTGGCTGGGGGTCCAAGAGGCCCCTGGAAGCCCTACTTCCCATCCCTGGGCCTGTCTTATTATTCCTGCTCATTCGTTTTGCTGCTTTCTTCTCTGATAGCTTTGTTGTAGCTGAGGCGAGGGCCACCCCCTTCCTTTTGGGTTCCCTCATCTTGCTCCTGATTGCCCAGCTTCACTGGGAGGGCAAGTTGCTCCCACCTAAGCTGCTCACAATGCCCCGCCTTTGTTTTCCGGCCTCCACGGGCCCTCCCCGACACAGTGGTACTTATGCCCTGGGACTTGGAGTAGGGTTGCTTTTATGTATAAGGCTAGCTGGGCTTTTTCATCGCTGCCCTGAAGAGACACCTGCTTGCCGTTCCTCTCCCTGGCTGAGTCCCTTGGCATCCATGGTGGGTGGTCGAGCCAAGAATCTGTGGTATGGAGCTTGTGTGGGGGCTTTGGTAGCCCTGTTAGCTGTTGTGCGCCTATGGCTTCGCCGCTATAGCAATCTCAAGAGTCCTGAGCCCTCTGTGCTCTTTGTGCGCTGGGGGCTGCCCCTAATGGTACTGGGCACTGCTGCCTACTGGGCGCTGGCGTCGGGGGCTGATGAAGCACCCCCACGTCTCCGGGCCTTGGTTGCTGGGGCATCAGTTGTGCTGCCTAGGGCTGTGGCCGTGTTGGCCGCTTCAGGGCTCATGCTGCTGCTCTGGAGGCCTGTGACAGTGCTAGTAAAGGCTACGACAGGAGCCCCAAGGACCAGGACTGTCCTCACTCCCTTCTCAGGCCCGCCCATTTCTCAGGCTGACTTGGATTATGTGGTACCTCAGATCTATCGACACATGCAAGAGGAGTTCCGGGGCCGGCTAGAGAGGACCAGATCCCGGGGCCCCCTGACTGTGGCGGCCTATCAGTTGGGGAGTGTCTACTCAGCTGCTATGGTCACGGCACTCACCCTCTTGGCCTTCCCACTTCTGCTATTGCATGCAGAGCGCGTTAGCCTGGTGTTCCTGCTTCTGTTTCTGCAGAGCTTCCTTCTCCTGCATCTGCTTGCTGCTGGGATACCCATCACCACCCCTG GTCCTTTTACTGTGCCATGGCAGGCAGTCTCTGCTTGGGCCCTCATGGCCACGCAGAGCTTCTACTCCATGGGCCACCAGCCTGTCTTTCCAGCCATTCATTGGCACGCAGCCTTCGTGGGATTCCCAGAGGGTCATGGCTCCTCCACCTGGCTGCCTGCTCTGCTGGTGGGAGCCAACACCTTTGCCTCCCATCTCCTCTTTGCAG TAGGTTGCCCATTGCTTTTGCTCTGGCCCTTCCTCTGTGAGAGTCAAGGGCCCCGGAAGAGGTGGCAGTCCCTAGGGAATGAAGCTGAAGCCAGAGTTAGgcctgaggaggaagaggagccacTGATGGAGATGCGGCTCCGGGATGCACCTCATCACTTCAATGCAGCGCTGCTGCAGCTGGGCCTCAAGTACCTCTTTGTCCTCGGTATTCAg